GGCAATTAAACGAGCGTCTTAGTCGCGCCGGAAGTTGAAAGTATCTCTTTACCTCTAGTATTTTACTAccgtacgtatgtacatacatgacACACCGTGTCTCGCTACACGGATAAACAAGCACTGGATCCCTATAAAACGTAGATCGAATTGCCAGCCGATTAATAATTGTTCCAGGTAAGCAGCTACCTCGTCAGTAGCTGCAGGCACAATCTTCACGCGGCTCCGTTCGGCTTCAGTAATCAAAGATCACTGTCAAGAGACGGACAAAACGGCGCCAACAGTCCAAATCAGATATCCGTCAACGTGATCGCAACACCGGAGACCCTTTCCCCCCATAGAAAAATGGTCCTTGTTGCACCGCGGGCGAGTCTTACACACATGAGTAAGTCGGTTTCTTCTACCGGTATTTTTCTGTTGAAATCGCCGTTCAACGCCGGCAGATAGGCAACCAAACTTGCCTCTTGAATATGTGGGAATGCAAAATGTAGCCCTGGTTGCCTATCCGCCGGCGTTGAGCGGTGAGTTTCGTAGAAAACTCTCGGTATATTTAAATAGGTACTATTTATACtccatcgaaaaaatttaacgaatcATAGCTAACGATTTGTTTGTCTTAAAAACACGTActtatttttcaagaaaataaaattcctccAGTCAAAATAAATTCAGTTTCAAGTTGTTTATATCCATCAGTATGTGCATACAAATGTGGCGTACTTGTAATCTTTCTACACAGCGGATAGCAATATGTTTCACatgtgaaagaagaaatttataaaacatATGGAAATTCTTTTAGCGCCAGTCGTCGCCTGAGTTCTTCGCGTGGAATGCAGCTATACATACTACCATGTATTACATGGTGCAAGCATATGACATTTGCTGCAAAACTTTCGCAACTGTTTCTGTTGCACTCATCGCGCTCTACCaaaatcaattacaaatttatgccgcaattatacctacatacaCGAGTCCTTGCAGCGCACTTGGTGTGAAGAGAATGACAGATTTATTACAGCTGCTGAAGTAGTAACGAAGATTTTTTGAATCACATCTACTACCCACAACTCAATCTATTATTATACACTATCTTTCCGCCCATGCGAAACGAATGTATGTTCGTTAATGCATCACCGCGTGTAGTAGACAAGGAATAGGTaaatgcgtgtgtgtgcgtgtgtctgtgtgtgtaatgcgaatgataaaaatacaCCTGTATACTATTACTAATATATATCTGCAATAAATTTATCCCTTATATTTATACTCCTATGAGAAGTTGcgttttttaacaaaaatt
The sequence above is drawn from the Neodiprion pinetum isolate iyNeoPine1 chromosome 2, iyNeoPine1.2, whole genome shotgun sequence genome and encodes:
- the LOC124212343 gene encoding uncharacterized protein, with amino-acid sequence MARPIYECNFGLRSENYTASGPIFCTINKQYCCNSQCCLVQRRPTRQLWEAWYFWLGLALLALFLLTSVSSYLVSSCRHNLHAAPFGFSNQRSLSRDGQNGANSPNQISVNVIATPETLSPHRKMVLVAPRASLTHMTPVVA